The following nucleotide sequence is from Phycisphaera sp..
AGACCGAACGCATCGGGCGTGCACGGCGGATGCTCCGGCAGATACCCGACCAGAACGGCCAGCCCGTGGCCACCGACGAGCAGTTGCACAATTACCTGTTGCAATTCGAGCGTGAGTTCGCCGAGGACGAGCGGCGTGGACTCTCGGTGATCGATGCCGGCCGTGGTGCGGCCAAGGCGCACACCGTCGTGATGCCGCTGGCCGAGGCACTACAAAACTACGGCAAGGCGTTCACCCTGCCCGACACGCCGAACCCATCGACCGGGAACAACACCGTCCGCGAGACGCTCCTGAGCACCGCCGATCAGACATGCGATCTCGCCGACCTCACACGCAAGGCCGAAGCCCTCGTTCGCGGGCTCGATGCCTTTGGCGATGCCGGGGTGATGAACGAGACCGTGCGAAAGATCCACGACGTGCGTGACCGGGCCGAGGCGATCCAGCCCGCGTTCTGGCTGACCCAGTTCCTCAACCAGACGGGAGGCCTCCGCCGGGCCAAGCGTGACCGAGCCATCGCGATCTCTGCCGAAGAAGCCACCGACCGGGAGGTCCAGGCCCAGCGCATCGAACGCGACGCCGAGAACCTGAGCTGGCTCGCCGATGCAGCAGATCGCATGGCCGGGTTGCTCAAGGACACGGCCGAAGAGCAGTCACCAGCAGTGGTCGAAGTCGCCGCCCCCGATGCATCGAAGAGGCTACCCGCGATCGTCTGGTTTGATCCAGAGGTTGGAGGGCTCAACCAACGTCGGGACTTGCTCGCACCGATCGCCGATGGCTTTTGCATAGCCGACATCACGCTGCGCACGCTGGCTTCCTGCGAGCGCGTGTCCGAGGCCATCCTGATCGCTACGGACATCGAGGCGGCGCAGCGGGTCGCCGCAAAGGCTCCATCGGGCTTGCGTGTTTCTATTCACTCAGCAACCGATGGGCTCTCGGACCGCCGCCGGGCAATCGGATCGGCCCGGGCGTTCTGCCCCTCGAGCTTCCGAGGCGGTCTGGCGTCGCTCACCGCACACGACGAGGCGTTCGATCCGGCCGCGACGCTCGCGATTCTCGATGGCCTCGACGCCCCCGGTGTCCTCATCCTCGGGGCGGACTGGGCTTTGCTGGATGCGGGGCTGACTGATCGCGTCGCCGAGCGGTTGCTGATTGACGCCAAAGCCCGGCACGTCGCCTTCGCGCACGCTCCGGCCGGCCTGGCGGCGTGCGCGCTCGCGAAACCGGCGGTTGCGGAACTCGCCAACAACCTCGAAGCCGGTCCCATCGCGAGCATCGGTGGTCTGCTGGCGTACACGCCGCACATGCCCCGGACCGACCCGATCGCGCGCGAGATCTGCGTCACGGTCGATCCCCAGCTCAGGGACCTGGGTCGACGCGTGATTCCCGACAGTGATGATCGGCGCGTGGTACTGTTGCCGGCGATGCATGAGGCTGCAAATAGCACTCTCGTGACAAGCACCCTGGGCGAGTTGTACGCGACCGCACCCCAGCGCCCAACACACTTGCGTGTGATCCTGGGCGAAGAATCCGATGATGACCTGTGCCAACGCGTGCTCGCGTTCGCGCGCGGCGCGGGCGACGCCGCCATCACGCTGGATTGCGAGCGGTGTGGCTTTACTCCCTTCGCCAACCACCTGGCCCGCGCATTGCACGAACTCGGGACCGCCTCAGTGCATGCACATACACCGTTGGGCTGGGGGCAGGACGAGATCGACCGACTCCTGGCGAGCACGGTGGACATCATCAGCATCGACGTCATCGATCCGGACTTTCTCCCGCCGCTCGAGGCCTTCCCCGACGCGCCCGGCAGGGGGCTGAGCACGCCGTGGATCGTGCCCCGGCTCCGGCGTACCGAGGCGATGCTGCCAACACTGCTTGAGAAGTACAATACGGCGCTGATGGGTTTCGGGGCCGCGCTGATCGAGCCAGACACGCCCGATGATTCGCAGAGGCTCGTGCCCCTCCCACTTCCGCAAACCGCGAGGGAGAGGCTCGACCGTGAGGACAGGCAGACCGAGGCCGCATCGGTCTCGCACGCGGGCAGCCCGGCATGACTCCCCATCCACAAGCGATCGCCCTGATCCTGGCTCGCGCTGGCAGCAAGGGCCTGCCCGGGAAGAACCGTGCGCCAGTTTCGGGGAAGCCGTGCGTCGAGTGGACGTTCGAGCACGTGCGAGCTTCGGCTGGCATCGGCCGGGCCGGCGTGTCGACCGATGATCGAGAGATTGCAACTCTGGCGACGCAATCGGGGTTCGAGCACTGGCCCAGGCCCGGCGAACTTGCGAGCGACACGGCCACCGTGGACGCCGCCGCACGGGCGGCGCTCGATCAAGCCGACGAGCACGCGATCGTGCCCGATGATGCCGCGATCGTGATGCTGTATGCCAATGTTCCGGTCCGGCCGCCGGGCTTGATCGACCGAGCGCTGGCCGTGTTTCGCGAGAGCGGTTGCGACAGCGTGCAGAGTTATGCGGCCGTCGGCAAGTACCACCCGATGTGGACGGCCCGCGTCGATAGCCAGGGCCGGGTCCGCCCCTGGCAGGGCGATCGGCTGTTTGGCGGGGTGTATCGCAGGCAGGATCTTGAGCCCGCCTTCGTGCCCGATGGCGGGGTGATCGTTGTCCGGCGGTCGTGCCTGGATGCGGCGAACGCAGAGCCCCAAAACCCACACGCGTTTCTCGGCCGCGACCATCGTGGCGTGACGACCGAGCCGGGTGACGTCGTTGACATCGACAACGACGTCGATCTGGCTGTTGCCAACGAGATCCTCGGGCGTCAGCGGCGCCCCATACACGCGTGAATCGCCGTGTGATGGGGCTCGGGCCTACAACAGTGTCCCATGCGCGTGCTCTGGATCTTCTCGCTCCCTCGCAGCGGCTCGTCGGTGACGGCGTACGCGGCGGCGCACGCGCTGGGCTGCCCGGTTGCCGACGAACCGCTGGGCCCGTGGGATCGCACGGCCGAACCCTACAACTATCCGCCAAGCCAGGCCGAACTGGTGAAGGCCCACCTCGCGGGCCAGTGCATGCTGGAAGACCCCGCGACGATCGACCTCGCCAAGGAAGTGCTCCGCGAGATCGCCGATGGCAGCGATACGCTCGTGGTCAAGCACCCCCACCTGCGTCCGCCGCCCGAACAATTCTGGCGAGCATTCCCGGATCATCAGGCGGTGTGGCTGGCGCGTAACCCCCTGACCAGGCTCAACAGCCTGTACGCGCGCGGCTGGACCGATGCGCTCCGGCCCAACTTCGAACTCGACCATTACAAGAACTTCGCAGCAAATTGGGCGGCTTCACACGTGCCGCTCACGTTCGAGATGTTCCGGAGCAAGCCCGACAAGTTTTTCCGGCAGCTCTTCAAGGCGTGGGGATTGCCAAAAGATCCGGCCCGCGTCAAGGCAGCCGTGCAATACACTACCGGGCACTATCACGGCTCTTCGAAAGAGCTCGAAGACCGCGCGCCGTCGGCAGCGCCGAGCGAGCGCTCGCGTTCACTCCCCGAACAGGCCGTACGGATGTACCTTGCCGATCCGCAGATGCGCGCCATGATGAAACGCAACCGCTGGCCGCGGGATGCGTCGGCGTATCTGGATTGATGGCTTATCGCGATTCGACGAACCGCACGGGGATCGCGGCCCACGGTTGCCATGCGGCGGGATCGCCTTCCCACCACAGCAAGGAACTCTCGATGGCCGGCGCGGGTATCTCGCCCGTTCCGGGCAGATGCTCACTGAGGGGCACCAGGCGAACCCCGGTGCCCAAACGCGCCAGACCATCGAGCATGCCCAGCAAGGCCTCGGGGGAGGCCGAGGCCCGTGCCAGGAACACAGTCGGGGCGGTGGCCATGATGTACTCGAGATGGCCGAGCGGTCCATGACCGTTCGCGGTGGCGGGCCCTTCGCCGATCCCGTCCAAGCCAATCAGGCGGGAGTGGTCGGGTGTCGCCATCGCGGCTACCAACTCGGCTTTGGCCTCCTCGAGTCCCCAGGTGGGCGCGACCGCTTGCGCAGCGATGTCCACAGCAGCTTCACGAGCGGTGTCGGCTTCATCGACGGCGACAACCACCATGAGGCGGCCAGCCAGGGCGAGTTCGAGGGCCCGCTCAACGGGAATGTCCAATCGAGCGGTCAGGATCTCGGTGGCCGTTGGCTCGATCACTCGCGGAGCAAGGAGCGTCGCCGCCGGTGGCGCTTCGGCGAGGATGCTGCTCTCTTGACCGACATCCTCGGAGGTGACCAGCACTGGATCACCGGCATCGGGGTCACTCACAACAAGTTCTGGCCCAGGCTGTGGAGCGGGATGAGGCAGTAGTACGGGGACGAGCTGCCACGCGCCGAAAGCGAGCGCGAGCACCGCCGCGACGGCCATCGCCGGCTTGAACCAGCCGGGCATCGCCGAGATGGAAAAGCCCTCATCGTCGCAACCACGGTTGGTGGCGCGAGGCCCGATCGTCGCCATATCCGAGAGTGCAAGCAAAGCCTGACGCTCGTGCTCCTCAAGTACGGCCTGGGCAACCCATTCCGGCGGCGCGGGAGCCTCGAGCGAGCCAAGGGCGGCGCGATCGATCCGCATGGCTTCGAGGATCGAACCGAAGTGACCGTCTGCGGCAACGGCCTGGGTCACCCGATGCAATGGCGAGCCAGGAGTCGCCGAAGAGCGCGCCTTGGTGTCCGACTCGATCCACTCCAACACGTCGGCCTCGGAAAGGCCGTGTGGTAGATCAAGGTTGAACGGGCGGTTGCTCATTGTTGGTTGCCGCCCTTGCCTTGAGTGACGCCGGATTCGAGCCGCTCGATCGCCTGACGCAGTGCCAGCCGGGCCCGGAAGAGCCGGCTCTTGATCGTTCCCATGGGTACGCCCAGCACCTCGGCCACTTGCTCGTACTCCAAGCCCTGGACGTCCCGCAGCACCAGCACAACGCGATGCTCGGGCTGGATCTGGTCGAGCGCCATCGCCACGTGGCGTTGGCGCTGCCCCGCATCCAGGACCTCATCGCTCCGTTGGACGCGCGAGCGGGCCTCAGGTTCCCCACCTTCGGGCCACGGAACACGCCCCTTCGACCGGACACGATCCGAACGAATACGGGTGTAACAGGCGTTCGTCGCAATACGGTGCAGCCAGGTGCCCAGGTTGGCGCGGCCGTCGAAGCGCTCCAAGCCCGTCAGGGCCTTGACCAGGGTCTCCTGGGTCAGTTCTTCGGCGTCATCGGCGTTGCCGAGGATGCGCAGGCACAAGGTGTAGATCCGTCGCTGGTACCGCTCGACGATCTCGCCCGCGGCGGCCCCATCGCCAGCCTTCGCACGCTCGATGAGTTGGGGCTCGTCGTCCATCACCCGCGGCGGATTCCCCGTATGCCGGGAGGTCTCGATCCGGCTCGCAGCAGTGTAGCCGGAGTCGCCGAATCCACACGGGCTGACAAATTTTCGATAGTTCGGGAGATCACGTATTGATTATTGAGCAGGAATGTGGAAACTATTGTTGGTTAAGGGACGTTTTCGGTCCCGCCGTGGGGAGTATCCAGATGTCGGTACGGTTACCGAACGCCGCAGCACCCTGATGTTTATGGTGTGGTCGGGTGCGTACCCGTTCACCCTCCGTCCGGCCGTGTGCTGCCCGCGCACGGCCACTTGCTAGCGGGTGTGATTGCTGCGGGTGCTGGAAGGCCCTCCACGGATACAAGTTGAAGGGGAGGTTCGCTATGCGGACTGTTTTATCAATTGCTCTGGCGTGCGGTGTTGCCGCTCCTGCTCTCGCCCAGACCACGCTCATCGATGACGACTTCGAGAGCTACGCGCTCGACAGCATCCTGACCGGCCAAGGTGGCTGGGATCTGTGGCCGGGTGGCGCCGACGCCACCGTCTCCAACGATCAGGCCGCCTCTGGCAGCCAGTCGTTCAAGGCCAACGACTTCGAAGTCGACATGATCTATCGCATGCGTGATGGCGCGGGGGTTCCGATTGCCCAGAGCGGCCAGTGGACGTTCACATGCCAGACGTACATGTCGTCGTCGGCCATCGGCGACTTCTACGTGCTGCTGCTGAACACCTACAACGACGCCGATCCGGGCAATAGCAACTGGTCGATGCAGTTGCGCCTGGGCACGATCGATCGACTGGTCGAGAGCGAGTTTGACGGTGCCACCACCGATCTGATCGTGGATGAGTGGGTTGAGGTCCGTGCCGAGATCGACCTGGACGCGGACTCGTTCGATATCTACTACAACGACGTGATCTTGGCCGAGGACCTGATCTGGAGCGAGAACGTCTCCGGTGGCGGCCTCACGCAGATCGACGTACTCGACCTGTACACGCCCAACGCCAACCCGTCGTACATCGACGACGTGCTGCTGGTCGAGGTCGATGCCGGCTGCCGGGCCGACATCGACGGCGACGGCGCGCTGACCATCTTCGACTTCCTGGCGTTCCAGAACGCGTTCGACGCCGGCGACATCGCGACAGCCGACTTCGACGGTGACGGCGTGCTGACCATCTTCGACTTCCTGGCGTTCCAGAACGAGTTCGACGCCGGCTGCCCGTGATTCCCTCTCCGCTTCGTCTGTGATTCGGATTCGTACTGCCCCGCCGCTCGCGTGAGCGGGGCGAAGTCCTGACAGACTTCCTTTCTCGGGTGCGGGCGTGCGTCCCTTTGCGGGTCGCACGCCCGCTTTTTGGTGCTCCCACTCCTACACTGACGCCCCACTTTCCAAGCCATTCCTGCCTTTCCAGGCGGTCTGACCCAGACAGGAGCCTCCCCATGTTCGATGCGATCAGTCTGAAGAAAACCGGCCAGCCCCAGGCCATCGTCGTGGGCGTCTTCAAGGGCAAGGGCCTGGGTGCCGCCGCCAAGAAGCTCGACGCCGACGGCTCCATGGCCGCCGCCGCAAAGCGGGGCGAGGCCACGGGCGACCTGGGCTCCATCGCCGCCGCGTACCCCGCGAAGGGCAAGCCCGCCGAGCGTGTGCTCCTGCTGGGACTTGGCGATGCCAAGACACTGACCGCCGACAAGCTCCGCAACGCGATCGCCGCCGCGGGCCGGCAGCTCTCGGGCGCCAAGGTGACCACCGTGCAATTCGAGCTCGACGACGCCATCGGCGCCGCCAAGCTGGATGATGGCGACGCCTTCGCCGCGGTGGGCGAGAGCCTCGGGCTCTTGAGCTGGCGCTGCGAACACTTCCGCGGCTCGGCCAGCCCGTCGAGCGCCAAGCCCAAGCTGGCCGTCATCGAGTCCAAGGCCGCCCGCACCAAGGCGCTCCAGCTCGGCCTGGGCCTGGCCGAGGGCGCGAACTTCGCGCGCACGCTCAGCCAGACGCCGCCCAACGTTGCCACGCCAGCCTGGATGGCAGCCGAGGCTAAGAAGCTGACCAAGCACGGGCTCAAGGTCAGCGTCGTGAAGGGCGAAGGTCTCAAGCGTGAGAAGATGGAAGGCCTCATCAACGTCGGCAAGGCCAGCGAGAACGAGCCGCACCTGATCCGCATCGAGTACCGCCCCGCCAATGCCGCCAAGTCGGCCAAGCCCATCGTGCTGGTTGGCAAGACCATGACCTACGACTCGGGCGGCCTCTCCATCAAGGTCGGCGGCGGCATGGTCGGCATGAAGCGCGACAAGGACGGCGGCTGCGGCGTCATGGGCGCCATGCTCGCCATCGCCAAGACCATCAAGCCCAAGGTCCCCGTCGTCGCGCTGCTCTGCTCGGCGGAGAACTCGATCAGCGACGAAGCCTACCGCCCCGACGACGTGCTGACCTTCCGCAACGGCGTCACCGTCGAGGTCACGAACACCGACGCCGAGGGCCGCCTCGTCCTGGCCGACGGCCTGTGCTACGCGTGCGACAAGGAGAAGCCCGCCGCCATCATCGACGTGGCCACGCTGACCGGTGGTGTTGTGGTGGCGCTGGGCAGCACGTTCTCGGGGATGTGGTGCGACGATGACAAGCTCCGCGACAAGGTGCAGAGCGCCAGCGACGCCAGCGGGGAACGCGTGTGGCGTCTGCCGCTGCACGACGAGTACCGCGACATGATGAAGAGCCCCATCGCCGACATCATCAACAGCAACCCGAATCGCAAGGCCCACCCCATCCAGGGCGCCGCGTTCCTGAGCTACTTCGTCGACGAGAAGGTCCCCTGGTGCCACCTCGACATCGCCGGCACGCACGCGGTCGAGGGGGATGAGGGGCCGTACATCAAGGGGCCGACGGGGTTTAGTGCGCGGTTGTTGGCGCGCCTGGCGCAGAGTTGGTAACGCTCTACGACCGGTACCGCCTAATCCCGCACGACAGGGAGGCCCTAATCCATCGCCCCCACGCCCAGCGTCCGCAGCACCAGGCTCTTCAGCGGTGCATGCAGCGGTGTGCGCTTGAAGGCGCGGTTGATGCGGTCGATGGCCTGGTACCGGGGGTTGCGCAGGTAGACCGACTCGTGCTGGCGCAGCTCGCCGGCGAGGATGCGCAGGGCGATGTCGGGGTGCTCGGCGAGATTCGGGTGGCGGTGCGTGATGAGGGCGCGGAAGCGGGCAAGGTTGGGCTCGCCGATCTCGTGCCGCATCGAGTCCTCGCGCTGGCGGTAATAGATGAGCCGCTCGGGCATCGTCTCGCACCGGTAGCCGCGTGACGCGAGCGCACAATAAAAATCCCAGTCCTCGTAGCTGGTCAGCCAGGTGTCGTAGCCGCCCACGGCGTCGAGTACGGCCTTGTTGATGAGGGCCACGCAGCACGAGCACACGTTGGCCGCGGGCAGCATGTCGCGCTCGAGGCCGAGCGGCAGCCAGATCCACGGGGCGTCCTCGGGCGTCTCGGGGAACGCCGCGACGATCGAGGTCACCATCGCCAGCGGGCGGCTGGAATGGCTGGGTTGGTTCGCCGCATGCAACGCCTTGGCGACGAAGGTCGGGTCGAGAAGATCGTCGGCGTCCAGCGGGACCACCCACTTCGCGCGCGCTTCGGCAATGCCGAAGTTGCGGGCATCGCCCAGCCCACCGTTGCGTTTGCGCACGACGCGGACCGACCCGTCGCGATCCAACTGGTCGATCATCGCGATGCTGGCGGGGTCGGTCGAGCCATCATCCACAACGACAATCTCGGTGTTCGCGTGCGTCTGGGCCTTGGCGCTCTCCAGGGTCTGCGGCAGCCACATAGCCATATTGTAGAAGGGGATGATGATCGAGGCGTCGGGGACCGCTTTGCCATTGGGCGAGCCGTTGCTGGTGACGCGGCTGGTGGAGAACTCGGTAGTCTTCACCATGCGCCCGCGAGCGGCGTCGATCGCGGCGCTCGTCTCGCGCACGATGCGGGCGGGCTCGCACATGCTCGCGACGCGCTGGGGCCCCACCGTCTTGACCTGCTCACGCAGGGCGTCGTCAGTGAGTGCTCGCCGGAGCGTGTCCTTGAGGCTCTCGATATCGCCACTCTCGAACAGCAGCCCGCTCACGCCGTCCTCGATCTGCTCGCTCATGCCGCCGGCGTTCGAACCCACGACGAGCTTGCCGAGCGCGAGGGCCTCGAGGCACACGTTGGGATAATTCTCCCACAGCGACGGGAAGCAGCACACCGCCGCGCCGCGGATGGCCGGGCCGAGCTCGACGCGCGGGCGCGGGGCGTCGAAGCGGAAGTGGTCGGCGTGGGCACGCGACGCGAGCTTCTCCAGATGCCGACGCACCGAGCCGCAGGCCGGGCCGGTCATCGTGTCGCCGCCGATGAAGCGGACGTCAAAGTCCAGCCCCTCGTCCATGAGTTGCTGGGCGGCGGGCACCAGCAGATGGACGCCCTTGCGCCGCTCGCTGCGACCATAAAACAGCACCGTCGGACGCTCATACTTCTCGGCCTGGCCCTTGCCAAGCTCGTCGATGGTCGCCATGTCGAACGCGTAGGGCACGACGAAACCCGGCTTGCGATCCTTGGCGACGTCGGGCCCGTAGCGATCGCGGACGCGCTCGAGCAGACTCGTACACGGGGAGATCAGCGCGTCGGCGTCGCGGATGGCCTGGGTCTCGATCGCCAGGATCAATGCGGTCTCGCGATCGAGCATGGCGTCGGCGTTCAGCTCGATGCAATCGGCCAGCGGCGTGTGCAGGCGGACGGCCATGACCGCGCCGGCGTAGGCACCCAGCGTCCGCCGGGCCTTGAGGGCAAGCCAGCCCTCGCCGCCGAAGTCGGGGAACTCGATGTAGTCGAAGGGGTGCTTGGCGTGCAGTTCGCTGAGCTTCTCGTGGACGGCCATCGAGTGCTGCTCGAACTGGCATCGGAAGCCATCCAGCAGGCACTGGCCGGCGTGGACGTCCACCGCGTGGAAGCGGACGCCCTTGTGGGTCTTCGGGCCGTCGTCGAGCAACCCCGGGTGCGGCTCGCTCAGCACATGGACCTCGTGCCCCGCGGCGGCCCAGGCCCGGGCCATGAGCGAGACATAGACGCCGATGCCCGCGCCCCAGAAGGGCAAAACCTCTTTGCTGACCAGGCAGATTCGCATGCGGCGGGGGCTCACTTAGCAGGGAAACGGGCAGGATGGGCACGGGGAGTCCCATCGTAGGGCGACGCCCCGCCAAAGCCCCACCAGCCGGGTCTATCATCGCGCCCGAGGGCCCACGGACTGGCCCCCAGCACCTGTGATCGCGGAGCCGAAATGCCGTACACCATGCGACCGGACGAGGGCTATGGCCTCGACGTGGAAACCACCGGCTACCTGGCCGACCACCCCGACACCGGCGACCGCTGGACGCTGAACTTCGGGCCCCAGCACCCGGCCACCCACACCACGCTGCGGCTGGTGCTCGAGCTCGACGGCGAGCGCGTCGCCCGCTGCACGCCCCACATCGGCTACCTGCACAGCGGCTTCGAGAAGCTCGGCGAGGCCCTGGACTACAACCAGTACGTCACCATCGTCAGCCGGATGAACTACCTGAGCCCGGTCTCCAATGACATCGCCTGGCACGGCGCGGTCGAGACGCTCTTCGGCATCGAGATCACGCCGCGGTGCAAGGTGCTCCGCACGATCCTGGCCGAGCTCGGCCGCATCCAGGACCACCTGCTGTGCGTGGGCGCGGCGGCGCTCGACCTCGGTGCCATCACCGGCTTCCTCTACAGCTTCAACCCGCGCGAGAAGATCTACGACATCATGGACTTCGTCGCCGGCCAGCGGTACCACCCCGACTGGACCCGCGTGGGCGGGGCGATGCAGGACCTGCCCGACCAGGAGGTCTTCCAGCGGATGGTCAAGGCCTTCTGTCACGAGGATTGCCTCGTCGCCATGAAGGACCTCGAGACACTCGTCGAGCGCAACCGCATCTTCATGGACCGCTCGCGCGGCATCGGCATCCTCTCCAAGGAAGACGCCATCGCGTGGTCCATCGCCGGCCCGCTGGCCCGGGCCTCGGGCGTCGCGCGAGACCTGCGCAAGGACGCCCCCTACCTCTGCTACGCCGACAACTGGGACGGCCAGGGCGCCGAGGCCGTGCGCTTCCAGGTGCCCGTGGCCGACCAGGGCGACGTGTACACCCGCTTCCTCGTGCGCATCGAGGAGATCAAGCAAAGCGTCAAGATCATCGACCAGCTCATCGACAACATCCCCGGCGGCTCGATCGACGTCTTCAGCGACTCGAAGATGGTCAAGCCACCCAAGGCCGAGGTGTACGGCTCGATCGAGGGCCTCATCCAGCACTTCGAGCTCATCATGAGCAATCGCGGCTGGAAGCCCCCGGTCGCCGAGTGCTACGACGCGCAGGAGACCGCCAACGGCGAGCTTGGCTACTACATCGTCAGCGACGGCGGCCCGCGCCCCTGGCGCGTCCGCACCCGCCCGCCGACCTTCATGAACTACGCCATCATGGCCATGATGACCGAGGGCCACATGCTGGCCGACGTGGTGGGCATCCTGGGCAGCATTAATGTGGTGGCGGCGGAGCTGGATCGGTAGAAGAAGGCATCAGGCACTGGGCACCGGGCATCAGTCCGAGCCGCGTGCGTGAGCACGCGGACCCGTCTTCGCATCCTCGGTCCGATCCACGCGGTATCGTTCCCCGTGGGCGACTGGATCTTCACAACCCTGACGTGGCTCCTGCTCGCGCTCGGCCTCCTCGGCCTGGCGTGGGCGATGCTGTGGGATCGTTCCCGTGGCCGCAAGCGATGCCCGAAGTGCTGGTATGTCGTCGAGGGCGTGCCCGAGGTTGACAGCGCGACAACGTGCCCCGAGTGCGGAAAGGCGACACGCAAGCCTCGAAAGTTCCGCAAGACACGGCGGCGCTGGGGGTTCGCGGCGCTCGCGATGATCATGCTTGCGGGCAGCTACGCGAGCCACGCTTATCCGATCGTCCGCGACCACGGCTGGTGGCGGGCGGTGCCCGACACCGTCCTCATCGCCATGGTGCCGTACGTCGAGGAGCCCACGGGGTCGCCACTCGGCGCTCCGGGCACCGATCCACTGCTCGGAGAAGTGTGGCACCGGTCCTCCACCAATCCATCGAGCAAGCACCACGCCTGGTGGTCGGCCGGCGACCTCTGGCCTTGGGAACGCTGGTTGCTTCGCCATCGGAGCCGCACGCTGCTCGGGCGGGCGTCGACGCCCGCCGGCCAGCAACTCGCCGCCCGCCTGTTTACCATTTCCACGGACGACCCCGTGCCGCTGACGGCTGAGGCGCACAAGGGCGCCGTCGCCCTGGCGTGGTCGAAGCTCCGATACGAGACCTGCGACACCTACGTCGACGTAGGCGTCTTCGTCGACCTCAAACCCTATTCGTTCCGGCCGCGCTTCGAGCCGGATCTCTACCCCGAGGTCTTCCTGACGGCGTTCGAGCGCGGCGTGCGCATCCACCAGGAAGTACTCGACCTCCATCTGCCGCAGAAGTGGTACGGGTTTCTGCATGTGGTGTGGCGCGGGCCGGACGGCCAGTCTTTTTTGTGGCGGAGGGCCGGGGACGAGCTCCGGCCGCTTGGTTACTTTCCCAGCGCGGCTCCGGTGACCCACATGTGGGAGGCGCTCGACCCAACCGAGCACTGGACCTCGATCCTCGACCACTCGACCGATCCGCGGCTGGTGGGCGTCGAGGTCATCCGCGGCCGGCCGTGCTACCACGTGCGCGACGCGGGCGTGCCGCCGGAGCACGCGACCCAGTTCTGGATCGACGTGGAGACCGGCGTGGTGCGGCAGCTGATCTATGGGAGCGGCATGATCCACTACGAGTCCACGTTCGGCGCCGAGCTCGATCCCTCGTGGTACGCCTTCGACCCCGAGCACCCCGAGCGCAGCCCGCTCATGCAGAGCCTCGAGATCACCAACACGATGCTCCCCGGGCACGAAATCCACGAATTCAAGCGCTGGGGCACGCGCAACTGGGGCGGCTGACCCCCAAGGGGGTTCCTCGTGCGCCCGGTTCCATCCGGGCCCGCTCGATCCGATCGACTACGCGGCCTTGCCACTCGCGCCAGAAGGCGTCGAGACCGCCTCGACCACCTGCTGCCCGTTGCCCCCAACACCAAAGAAGACGTTGAACGTCGCCGCGTCGCCGCGCTGGGTGCCGCGGAAGGCGGTGATGCGGTAGGTCGAGGTGGCCGTGCCCGCCGGCAGCGTAGCGTCGACGAACTCGCGCTCGCCGGCGACCAGCACGAAGCCGTACGTCCCGCTCGCGTCGTCCTGGCGCAGCACCTCGTAGCCCACCCCACCCGCGGTGCCGCCCTGGGCGCCGGGGTTGTCGCACTTGAAGCGCACCCGCAGGGCCCCGGTCTCGAGGATCTCGGTCACGAACTCGTACGGCTTGCCCGGCGCGGGCCGACACCCCGTGCCAATGATCCCTTGGAGGCCCGCCCATGCCCCAATCCCGCCAACACCGATCGATGATCGCCCGCGTCGCGCTGTACGCGTGGCTGGGCCTTGCG
It contains:
- a CDS encoding NTP transferase domain-containing protein gives rise to the protein MTPHPQAIALILARAGSKGLPGKNRAPVSGKPCVEWTFEHVRASAGIGRAGVSTDDREIATLATQSGFEHWPRPGELASDTATVDAAARAALDQADEHAIVPDDAAIVMLYANVPVRPPGLIDRALAVFRESGCDSVQSYAAVGKYHPMWTARVDSQGRVRPWQGDRLFGGVYRRQDLEPAFVPDGGVIVVRRSCLDAANAEPQNPHAFLGRDHRGVTTEPGDVVDIDNDVDLAVANEILGRQRRPIHA
- a CDS encoding sigma-70 family RNA polymerase sigma factor; protein product: MDDEPQLIERAKAGDGAAAGEIVERYQRRIYTLCLRILGNADDAEELTQETLVKALTGLERFDGRANLGTWLHRIATNACYTRIRSDRVRSKGRVPWPEGGEPEARSRVQRSDEVLDAGQRQRHVAMALDQIQPEHRVVLVLRDVQGLEYEQVAEVLGVPMGTIKSRLFRARLALRQAIERLESGVTQGKGGNQQ
- a CDS encoding leucyl aminopeptidase family protein, whose product is MFDAISLKKTGQPQAIVVGVFKGKGLGAAAKKLDADGSMAAAAKRGEATGDLGSIAAAYPAKGKPAERVLLLGLGDAKTLTADKLRNAIAAAGRQLSGAKVTTVQFELDDAIGAAKLDDGDAFAAVGESLGLLSWRCEHFRGSASPSSAKPKLAVIESKAARTKALQLGLGLAEGANFARTLSQTPPNVATPAWMAAEAKKLTKHGLKVSVVKGEGLKREKMEGLINVGKASENEPHLIRIEYRPANAAKSAKPIVLVGKTMTYDSGGLSIKVGGGMVGMKRDKDGGCGVMGAMLAIAKTIKPKVPVVALLCSAENSISDEAYRPDDVLTFRNGVTVEVTNTDAEGRLVLADGLCYACDKEKPAAIIDVATLTGGVVVALGSTFSGMWCDDDKLRDKVQSASDASGERVWRLPLHDEYRDMMKSPIADIINSNPNRKAHPIQGAAFLSYFVDEKVPWCHLDIAGTHAVEGDEGPYIKGPTGFSARLLARLAQSW
- a CDS encoding DUF115 domain-containing protein codes for the protein MSLPADPKLLDRNLRSLAKASPLVANAIAAAQPRADAAFAMTEDGVPACRIIVDGKERSLGSARHPLREADRLAEQADPSEAAVFAVLGFGIGYHVDAMAHRVGGAGLVLCFEPDVELLRSVLERVDCTACFDTGRVIVLHEAESSDAITARLRGLEGVLALGVRFIAHPPSTGRLGPAAETFSKKLVEVISAAKTSIVTTLVQTEKTLENTLANARAYATHPGVNDLAGVLEGVPAVVVSAGPSLAESMDVLAQPGVRDRACIIAAQTVLKPLLERGIRPHFVTALDYHDISKRFYEGLTAEMVEGVTLVAEPKANPAILKAWPGALRLTGDEVLDRVLGDASHAFVRSGATVAHLSYFLARHLGCDPAIMVGQDLAYTDGLYYGPGAAIHNVWAAELGAFRTLEMMETERIGRARRMLRQIPDQNGQPVATDEQLHNYLLQFEREFAEDERRGLSVIDAGRGAAKAHTVVMPLAEALQNYGKAFTLPDTPNPSTGNNTVRETLLSTADQTCDLADLTRKAEALVRGLDAFGDAGVMNETVRKIHDVRDRAEAIQPAFWLTQFLNQTGGLRRAKRDRAIAISAEEATDREVQAQRIERDAENLSWLADAADRMAGLLKDTAEEQSPAVVEVAAPDASKRLPAIVWFDPEVGGLNQRRDLLAPIADGFCIADITLRTLASCERVSEAILIATDIEAAQRVAAKAPSGLRVSIHSATDGLSDRRRAIGSARAFCPSSFRGGLASLTAHDEAFDPAATLAILDGLDAPGVLILGADWALLDAGLTDRVAERLLIDAKARHVAFAHAPAGLAACALAKPAVAELANNLEAGPIASIGGLLAYTPHMPRTDPIAREICVTVDPQLRDLGRRVIPDSDDRRVVLLPAMHEAANSTLVTSTLGELYATAPQRPTHLRVILGEESDDDLCQRVLAFARGAGDAAITLDCERCGFTPFANHLARALHELGTASVHAHTPLGWGQDEIDRLLASTVDIISIDVIDPDFLPPLEAFPDAPGRGLSTPWIVPRLRRTEAMLPTLLEKYNTALMGFGAALIEPDTPDDSQRLVPLPLPQTARERLDREDRQTEAASVSHAGSPA